The Nonlabens spongiae genome contains a region encoding:
- a CDS encoding ATP-dependent helicase: protein MVEGRLVLEPEVQEIFKLIDEGKNFLLSGGAGSGKTYSLVSVIRQVITENPTAKVACMTYTNAAVKEIEERVNHKSLNVSTIHDFLWDNIKHFQKELKRAIITLANDENVNKIKINDLSPVPDNFFEDLEEKIIYKEFVRIRDGIISHDELIIVAHYLFQKYPKLNSIVKDKYKFIFIDEYQDTSKMVVKTFLTHFKTSERKNIIGFFGDAMQNIYPNTVGNLDAYDENDVQEIAKKQNRRNPQLIIDLANKLRTDGIIQEPSNDPNAPNMEEGVIKQGKVLFLHSDNDDISKVKKILEDNYDWDFNNSKETKELNLTHNLIADKAGFRTLMNIYDKDNILSFRDRIKKYIKDNNITNDFSENTFGEVIESLQQGKSGQDLNKVSPTNGMQNFINKNEELYNYAKSLNYSAFSKIYLDKDQLLDDKKKDEDDENKKGSKRDNLIKHLFKIQTNISLYQNKKYNEFLRATDFHYKITSIASKRTLKENIESLIDVGDKIIEEVITDANEKGICIIDDKLTDFKEKKEYIYNRVKDVKFSEFQKLYEYLEGQTPFSTQHKTKGAEFDNVLVILDNGGWNNYNFEKMFLGTASESVRNRTQKIFYVCCTRAKENLAVFFHSPSDEVIVKAKEWFGDENVVRIE, encoded by the coding sequence ATGGTTGAAGGAAGATTAGTATTAGAGCCCGAAGTACAGGAAATTTTCAAATTAATTGATGAGGGGAAAAACTTTCTTTTAAGTGGTGGTGCAGGAAGTGGTAAGACCTATTCTTTGGTAAGTGTTATTCGTCAGGTAATAACTGAAAATCCAACTGCTAAAGTTGCCTGTATGACATACACCAATGCCGCAGTAAAGGAAATTGAAGAAAGAGTAAATCACAAGAGTCTTAATGTCTCAACTATCCATGATTTCCTATGGGACAACATTAAGCACTTTCAAAAAGAGCTTAAAAGAGCAATAATAACATTGGCAAACGATGAAAATGTTAATAAAATAAAAATTAATGATTTAAGTCCTGTACCAGATAATTTTTTTGAGGATCTAGAAGAAAAAATAATATATAAAGAATTTGTTCGGATAAGAGATGGAATAATCTCTCATGACGAGTTAATTATTGTTGCACATTATCTTTTTCAAAAATACCCTAAGCTTAATAGTATCGTAAAAGATAAATACAAATTCATTTTTATAGATGAATATCAAGATACTAGTAAGATGGTTGTAAAAACATTCCTAACTCATTTTAAAACAAGTGAAAGAAAAAATATAATAGGTTTTTTTGGCGATGCCATGCAAAATATTTATCCTAACACTGTTGGTAATTTGGATGCATATGATGAAAATGACGTGCAAGAAATTGCAAAAAAACAGAATAGAAGAAATCCCCAACTTATTATTGATTTAGCAAATAAACTACGAACTGACGGTATCATTCAGGAACCTTCTAACGATCCCAATGCACCCAATATGGAAGAAGGTGTAATAAAGCAAGGTAAAGTGCTGTTTTTGCATTCAGATAATGATGACATAAGTAAGGTTAAAAAAATTCTGGAGGATAATTATGATTGGGACTTTAATAATTCAAAAGAAACGAAGGAACTGAACCTTACTCATAATTTAATCGCAGATAAAGCAGGGTTTAGAACACTAATGAATATTTACGATAAAGACAACATATTAAGTTTTAGGGATAGGATTAAGAAGTATATAAAAGATAATAACATTACTAATGATTTTTCAGAAAATACATTTGGCGAAGTTATTGAATCATTACAACAAGGAAAGAGTGGACAGGATTTGAACAAGGTGAGTCCAACCAATGGAATGCAGAACTTCATTAATAAAAATGAGGAATTATACAATTATGCTAAATCCTTAAACTACTCTGCATTTTCTAAAATATACTTAGATAAAGATCAATTACTTGATGATAAAAAAAAGGATGAAGATGACGAAAATAAGAAGGGCTCAAAAAGAGATAATCTTATCAAGCATTTGTTCAAAATCCAAACTAATATTTCTCTTTATCAGAATAAAAAATACAATGAATTTTTAAGAGCTACAGACTTTCATTATAAAATTACAAGCATAGCAAGCAAAAGAACTTTAAAAGAAAATATTGAAAGCCTTATTGACGTTGGCGACAAAATTATTGAAGAAGTAATTACAGATGCCAATGAAAAAGGCATTTGTATAATTGATGATAAGCTAACTGATTTTAAAGAGAAAAAAGAATATATATATAATCGTGTTAAAGATGTAAAGTTTAGTGAATTTCAAAAACTCTATGAATATTTAGAAGGTCAAACGCCTTTCTCAACTCAACATAAAACCAAAGGAGCAGAATTTGATAATGTCCTTGTAATTCTGGATAATGGCGGTTGGAATAATTACAATTTTGAAAAAATGTTCTTAGGTACAGCCTCCGAATCTGTAAGGAATAGAACACAAAAGATATTCTACGTTTGTTGTACGAGGGCAAAAGAAAATTTAGCAGTATTCTTCCATAGTCCAAGTGATGAAGTTATAGTGAAAGCTAAAGAATGGTTTGGAGATGAAAATGTTGTTCGTATTGAGTAA